The DNA sequence GCGAACTGCTTGCGGGCCGCTTCGCTCCACGGCGCGCCGCCGAACTCCCAGCCCGAGAACCACAGCTCCTCGGTCACGAGCGACATCGACTCGAGATTGAAGACGCCGTCGTGCGTGACGGCCGCCTTGAACCGGTTCGTGTGCCCGAGGATCCAGTCCACGGCGTAGCCGCCGTAGCTCGCGCCCGCGATGCCCTGCCTCGTCGCGTCGACGAACGGCAGCTTCACGACCGCGTCGAAGACCGCGTCGAGGTCCGTCATGACCTTGCCGCCCCAGTCGCCCGAGATCTCGTCCACGAACTTCTGGCCGAAGCCCGTCGAGCCGCGCGGGTTCGGCGCCACGACGACCCAGCCCTGCGCGGCCCACAGCGTCGGGTTCCAGCGCGCCGACCAGCCGTCCTCCCAGGCGCCCTGCGGGCCGCCGTGGATGAGAAAGACGACCGGATACTTCTTTGCCGCGTCGAACATCGGCGGCTTCACGAGCCAGTACTGCACGCGCGCGCCGCCTGCGCCCGTCGTCGACAGGCTTTCGGGCGCCGACATCGCGACGTCCTTCCGCCAGGAGCGGTTCTCGTCGGTCAGCGCCTTCGGAGAAGAGGAAGACGAAGAAGAAGCTTTTTCTTCGAGTGAGTAAGAAAAGACTTCGGGCGGAGCGGTGAGGGAGGCCTCGGTGAAGATGAGCGCTTTCCCGCTCGCGTTCGCCCTCACGCTTCCGATGTTCCCGCCCTTCTTGAGGAGACGGGGCTTGCCGCCCGCGAGGGACACTTCGAAGAGATCCCCTCTTCCCTCGCTCTCTGCCGTGAAGTACACGGTCTTGCCGTCGCGTGACAGTGTGAATTCCGAAACAGAGAGATCCGGTGCTTCGAACACCGTCCGCTTCGTCTTCGTCTTCCGGTCGTAGACGTCGAGGTACCAGCGGTCGCCCTCGAACGTCGGCCTGCGCTGGGCGCGGACGACGATCGAGGCGCCGTCGGGCGTGTACACGGGGTCGAAGTCGGCGGCCGGGTTGCCGGCCGTGAGCTTTACGGCCTCGCCGCCCGTCACGGGCACCGTCCAGACGTCCTTGTTCGTCGTGAACGCTTCCTTGTCGGCGCCGTCGCGGTTCGAGACGAACGCGATCTCCTTGCCGTCCGGCGAGAAGGCGATCCCGCCGTCCTCGTAGTGGTTTGGCGGCGAGTCGAAGTCGCCCGGGGTGACGTCCGTGAGCGCGCCCGAGGCGACGTCGAGGACGAACACGTGGTGCCGCACGTTCTCGCGCCACTCGTCCCAGTGGCGGTGCATCAGGCGGGTGATCCGGTGAACCTTGACCGGGTCCTTCTCGAATTCCTCGCGCGTCTTCTTGTTGCAGGCCTCGTCCGCGCAGGCCGGGTACACGTCCGACACGAACGCCAGCTTTCTGCCGTCCGGCGAGAAGACGAGCGGGTCTTGGGCGCCGGCCGAGAGATCCGTCACCTTGCGCGGCTCGCCGCCCGCGAGGTCGAGGAGCCACACCTGCGGCGACCCGAAGCGCGTCGACACGAAGGCAAGCGTCTTGCCGTCCGGCGAAAAGCGCGGCGCGCTGTCGGCCTTCTCGTGGCGCGTCAGGGCGCGCGGCGGAGTCGAGCCGTCGGCGGGCACGAGCCAGATGTCCGCGTTGCGCTTGCCGGCGGCGAGGTCGGTCGTCGTCCGGACGAACGCGACCCACCTGCCGTCGGGCGACAGCTGCGGGTCGCCGACGCGCACGGTCGTGAGGTTGTCCTCGATCGTCATGGGCCGGGCGGCGAATGCGGGGAGGGAGAGAGAGAAGAAGAAAAGAAGAAGATTTCTTAGAAGGTGAAGGGGGCGGCGGGGCGCGACGGAGCGCGACGGGCGAGCGCAGCGGCTCAGGATCTCTCTCTTGACCATTCTAAGAATCCCCTCTTTCTCTTCTTTTTCCGGTCTTTCACAAGAAAAAGGCCGGCCGTTTTCACGGCCGGCCTGGTCACGAGATGGTGAGCCGAGAGGGACTTGAACCCACAACCCAGAGATTAAGAGTCTCTTGCTCTGCCAATTGAGCTATCGGCCCGTTCT is a window from the Acidobacteriota bacterium genome containing:
- a CDS encoding S9 family peptidase; the encoded protein is MVKREILSRCARPSRSVAPRRPLHLLRNLLLFFFSLSLPAFAARPMTIEDNLTTVRVGDPQLSPDGRWVAFVRTTTDLAAGKRNADIWLVPADGSTPPRALTRHEKADSAPRFSPDGKTLAFVSTRFGSPQVWLLDLAGGEPRKVTDLSAGAQDPLVFSPDGRKLAFVSDVYPACADEACNKKTREEFEKDPVKVHRITRLMHRHWDEWRENVRHHVFVLDVASGALTDVTPGDFDSPPNHYEDGGIAFSPDGKEIAFVSNRDGADKEAFTTNKDVWTVPVTGGEAVKLTAGNPAADFDPVYTPDGASIVVRAQRRPTFEGDRWYLDVYDRKTKTKRTVFEAPDLSVSEFTLSRDGKTVYFTAESEGRGDLFEVSLAGGKPRLLKKGGNIGSVRANASGKALIFTEASLTAPPEVFSYSLEEKASSSSSSSPKALTDENRSWRKDVAMSAPESLSTTGAGGARVQYWLVKPPMFDAAKKYPVVFLIHGGPQGAWEDGWSARWNPTLWAAQGWVVVAPNPRGSTGFGQKFVDEISGDWGGKVMTDLDAVFDAVVKLPFVDATRQGIAGASYGGYAVDWILGHTNRFKAAVTHDGVFNLESMSLVTEELWFSGWEFGGAPWSEAARKQFAKWSPHLYAHNIKTPTLIVTNELDFRVPVDQGLQMFTVLRGNGVPAEALVFPDEGHWVLKPLNSKRWHEAVFGWMKKYLEK